The stretch of DNA GGAAATGCAGGAAACCATCACCCATGAGGTGGGCCACACCATGGGCCTGCGCCACAACTTTGCCGGAAATCTTCAGGCGGATTTAGATCACCATGACAGGGAAAAGCTGTATCAGCTCTTTCTGGACCAGGGGGCCTATTATTCCGTCATCCCCACCACCAACATCATGGACTACAACCT from Desulfobotulus mexicanus encodes:
- a CDS encoding zinc-dependent metalloprotease, whose translation is MQETITHEVGHTMGLRHNFAGNLQADLDHHDREKLYQLFLDQGAYYSVIPTTNIMDYNLHYESALNSRRYNPENRIKRTF